The Streptomyces sp. NL15-2K genome contains a region encoding:
- a CDS encoding lactonase family protein, with translation MTDGGRRRGRAFIGSFTAAGGPGIVTAAVDPDSGALTVLSSVKGLPDPSYLALSPDRATLYAVSETAEGAVAAYRVTGDKPEPAGPPVPVDGSGPTHLSVHAGHVLTANYGSGSVTAVPVRADGTLADAPSGVLRHTGSGPYTPRQQGPHAHQVQPDPSGRWAVSVDLGTDSVRVCTLADGRLVPHREIALRPGSGPRHLAFGPDGRHAYVLNELTPTVTVCRWNPADGTLQPLAETPVLPGAPDGDAYPSGIVAAPDGRFVWTATRGEDVLSVFDADADEEGGLRLLGTVPCGGHWPRAITASDGFLYVANERSGDVSWFAVDPDTGLPRYGGSVEVPAASCVILD, from the coding sequence GTGACAGACGGCGGCAGGCGGAGAGGGCGGGCCTTCATCGGATCCTTCACGGCGGCCGGGGGCCCCGGCATCGTGACGGCGGCCGTGGACCCGGACAGCGGCGCGCTCACCGTCCTGAGCAGCGTGAAGGGCCTCCCCGACCCGTCGTACCTGGCGCTCTCGCCCGACAGGGCCACGCTGTACGCGGTCAGCGAGACGGCCGAGGGCGCGGTGGCCGCGTACCGCGTGACCGGCGACAAGCCCGAACCGGCCGGCCCGCCGGTACCGGTCGACGGCAGCGGGCCCACCCACCTCAGTGTCCACGCGGGTCACGTACTGACCGCCAACTACGGCTCCGGCAGTGTGACCGCCGTGCCCGTCCGCGCCGACGGCACCCTCGCCGACGCCCCGTCCGGCGTGCTCCGGCACACCGGCTCGGGCCCGTACACGCCCCGCCAGCAAGGGCCGCACGCGCACCAGGTGCAGCCCGACCCGAGCGGACGCTGGGCCGTCAGCGTCGACCTCGGCACGGACTCGGTACGCGTGTGCACACTGGCCGACGGCCGTCTCGTACCGCACCGCGAGATCGCCCTGCGGCCGGGCTCCGGACCGCGCCACCTCGCCTTCGGTCCGGACGGCCGGCACGCGTACGTGCTCAACGAGCTCACCCCCACCGTCACCGTCTGCCGCTGGAACCCCGCGGACGGCACATTGCAGCCGCTGGCCGAGACGCCGGTGCTGCCCGGCGCCCCGGACGGCGACGCCTACCCGTCGGGCATCGTCGCCGCGCCCGACGGCCGCTTCGTGTGGACCGCCACGCGCGGCGAGGACGTCCTCTCCGTATTCGACGCCGACGCAGACGAGGAGGGCGGCCTGCGGCTGCTCGGCACGGTGCCTTGCGGCGGCCACTGGCCACGGGCGATCACCGCGTCCGACGGATTCCTGTACGTCGCGAACGAGCGCTCCGGCGACGTGTCCTGGTTCGCCGTCGACCCGGACACGGGACTGCCGCGCTACGGCGGCTCGGTCGAAGTGCCGGCGGCCTCCTGCGTGATCCTGGACTGA
- a CDS encoding BadF/BadG/BcrA/BcrD ATPase family protein: MTGVGDGILAVDSGGSGLRIVVGAAGSGGTGPRAQWESREPVRTGDRGIDAVHFMEQLVPLVRAAVAETGVGGLGTAVIGAAGLATLGDALRAELPAALAHEFGVRTVALVADAVTAYVGALGPRPGAVVAAGTGLIAIGTDLTRWRRADGWGHLLGDCGGGAWIGRAGLEAALRAHDGREGGSARLLACAEQLFGPMPQLPGKVYPRPDRPAVLASFAPRVSACAADDDPVAAGILRAAARHMADSATAVCPSDGEPRLALTGGLFKMGDPLVVPLEEELARRLPHARRVPAEGDPLHGSVRIATGLAAGSFTLPGAEKMLYVVTTKR; the protein is encoded by the coding sequence ATCCTCGCCGTCGACTCCGGCGGCTCCGGTCTTCGCATCGTTGTCGGCGCCGCCGGATCCGGCGGGACCGGCCCGCGGGCCCAGTGGGAGTCCCGGGAGCCGGTGCGGACAGGTGACCGCGGCATCGACGCGGTGCACTTCATGGAGCAACTGGTGCCCCTGGTGCGCGCGGCGGTCGCCGAGACGGGTGTCGGCGGGCTGGGCACGGCCGTGATCGGCGCCGCCGGGCTCGCCACGCTGGGCGATGCGCTGCGCGCCGAACTCCCGGCCGCCCTGGCACACGAGTTCGGTGTGCGCACGGTCGCCCTCGTCGCGGACGCCGTCACCGCCTACGTCGGCGCCCTCGGCCCACGGCCCGGTGCGGTCGTCGCCGCCGGTACCGGTCTGATCGCGATCGGCACCGATCTGACGCGCTGGCGCCGCGCGGACGGCTGGGGGCATCTGCTCGGCGACTGCGGCGGCGGCGCCTGGATCGGCCGGGCCGGGCTGGAGGCGGCGCTGCGCGCCCACGACGGCCGGGAGGGCGGCTCGGCCCGGCTGCTGGCGTGCGCCGAGCAGTTGTTCGGCCCGATGCCCCAACTGCCCGGCAAGGTCTATCCGCGCCCCGACCGTCCCGCCGTCCTCGCCTCCTTCGCACCCCGGGTGTCGGCATGTGCCGCCGATGACGACCCCGTCGCCGCGGGCATCCTGCGTGCGGCGGCCCGGCACATGGCCGACTCCGCGACCGCCGTCTGCCCGTCCGACGGCGAGCCCCGCCTCGCCCTCACCGGCGGCCTGTTCAAGATGGGCGACCCTCTCGTCGTACCGCTGGAGGAGGAGCTGGCGAGGCGGCTGCCCCATGCCCGGCGGGTGCCGGCCGAGGGGGACCCGCTGCACGGCTCGGTCCGCATCGCCACCGGCCTGGCAGCCGGTTCGTTCACCCTTCCGGGTGCGGAGAAGATGCTGTACGTGGTGACCACGAAAAGGTGA